TATTCCGGCGGGCATGGGGCGTTGCTGCTCGGGCACAATCATCCTGCGGTAGTTTCCGCCGTGCGACAGCAGTTGGAGCGCGGCACGCACTACGGCGCGTGCCATGAACTGGAACTGCGCTGGGCGGAAACGATTCGCCACCTGATGCCGTCCGCCGAACGAGTGCGCTTCACCAGTTCCGGCACGGAAGCCACGTTGCTCGCCCTGCGCCTCGCGCGCGCCGCCACCGGACGGACCAAGATTCTGCGCTTCGCCGGGCACTTCCACGGCTGGCACGATCACGTCGCCTCGGCCTATGGATCGCACTTCGACGGTTCCCCTACTCCCGGCGTCTTGCCGGCCGTCGCGGAACAAATGATCGTCGCTCCGCCGGGAGACGCGGCCGCGTTGGAGGCGACGCTCGCCGCGCACGACGATATCGCCGCCGCCATCATCGAGCCGACCGGCGCCAGTTGGGGACAAGTGCCGCTAGATCCCGAATTTCTGTTCACGCTCCGCAAAGCGACCGCGGCGCGCGGCATCGTGTTGATTTTCGATGAAGTGATCACCGGCTTCCGCTGCGGCCCGGGCGGCGCGCAAGGGGTGCTTGGCATTCGCCCCGACCTGACAACCCTTGCCAAAATCGTGGCTGGCGGGCTGCCAGGCGCGGCAGTCGTCGGCCGCGCTGAACTGATGGAGGAGCTCGACCCAGTCGCCGCCAAAGCGCGGGGGCGAGAAAAAATTTCGCATCACGGCACGTTCAATGCGAATCCGTTGTCCGCCGCGGCCGGCATCGCCGCGCTGGAGATCATCGCCACGACCGACGCCTGCGAACGGGCCAGCGAATTCGCGGAGCAACTACGCAACGTCCTCAACGACGTGCTCGCGATGGAACAAGTCGATTGGTCGGTCTACGGCACGTTCTCCGGTTTCCATGTCTTCACGAATCCAGAGCACCTGTCGATCCGCCCGCATGAGATCGACGCCTGTCGCTACGACTACCAAGTCTTGAAAGCCCGGCGACCGGAAGTCATCACCGCGCTGCGCCTCGGCATGTTGGCCCACGGCGTGGAGCTCTTCAGTTGGCCCGGTGGACCGACATCGATGGTCCACACCGACCGCGACCTGCAACAAACCGCGGAAGCGTTTCAGGCGACGCTGCGGTTGATGAAGCGCGAGGGATGGATCGATTGAACTGCGGAGGCACTGGGAGAGTCCCCTCCTCACGACCGTCGCCAAGTGCCGCGGCGGATGGCGTGGCCGATGGCGTTGCTCATGATGAATACACTGAGGCCGAGTGCGACGGCGAAGCCGAGCGCCAATTGGCTGGCAATGCCTTGCAAGCCGATCGCCTCGTCGGTCCGCTCCTGAATCACGACCCAGAACGGTGATCGCGGCACCGGCGCCAACGCCGCTAACCATTCGGCGTCGGGCGACATCGGGTCGACGTAGTCGTCCGTTGTGATCGGCTCGGTGGACAAAGTCCGCTCAACCGGTGCGGCGACATTGTCGACGCTCCTGAGATGGTCGAGGAGTTTGCCAGGCGCCATTTTCTCCGCCATCTCGCCAGCGTGCGTATAGCTGTGATGCACGATGATGCGGTGCTGCGGCACGACTTTGAGATCGGTCTTGGAGTCTGGGTCGTCGAGCGCCACGACCACCGTCTTGCGAGACTCGTCATGCAACTCGCGCACGCCCAGATCGGCGTCGGTAGCAAATGTTCGGGCGACAATGCCGACGATCGCCCCTTCCGTTTCGGATTGGCGATCATAAATCGGCGCCACGATGGCGAACTTATGGAGCTTGCCTAGCCGACTGTGATACGGCCGGGAGATGTACGGCATCGACGGAGAAATCCAGCGGCCGTCTTTCACACAGCCGGACACATAGTCGCGCCAGCGCCAGTCGACGCCGACGAACTCCTCGGACTCCGGAACGCGCATCAGTCCCTTGCCGTTGGCGTCCAGCACAATCCACGTCGTCTCCGTCGAAGTGCCCCCCGCGGCCACGAACCCATGCGCGGGTGTCATGTACGCCTGCAACGCGGCGGAATCGCCCTCGCTGACCAATGCGGCTAGTTCCGCGCTGCGCGACGTGGCGAGCACCGGCTCGGCCAATTCATTGAGGCGATCGCGCACCGTATGCGCAACGTGCTCGGCGCTGTACACGAGACTTTGCCGCATCACGTCGCGCAGTTGGGTTTCCAGCGTCCGCGCCGTGGAGAACGCGAGGCTGCCGACGACCATCAACAACAGCAATGACGAAGCAATCAAGCCCGCCGCGACTGGGTTGCGCCGCGACCATCGCATCAAGCGCGCCGCCACATTGATCGGCCGCGCCTTGATCGGCTGACCCGTGAGGTAGCGATCCAGTTCTTCCTGCATCTCCCACGCCGC
The sequence above is a segment of the Planctomycetia bacterium genome. Coding sequences within it:
- a CDS encoding serine/threonine protein kinase yields the protein MKPVAAPEPNDASDQILAELMERMDAGQRVDREALRAAFPDLADELCAYLDTANCVERMAGPISPSLEQSAQLDTVAFQPFEIADAVHGAFSTSGELSVPASGTIFGEYELQEEIARGGMGIVFKARQLNLGRTVAVKMILTGRLATKEDVARFRQEAEAAANLSHENIVDIYEVGEVEGHHYFSMEYVPGSDLGRMVRDRPMQAERAAKYVRDVAMAIQFAHDRGILHRDLKPSNVLIDADDRPQITDFGLAKRVHQEGLTDTGQVVGTPSYMPPEQAWPGMGEIGPASDVYSLGAILYELLTGRPPFRAATVMDTLMQVLDTEPASPRLLNNKVPRDLETICLKCLAKDPQRRYAAAWEMQEELDRYLTGQPIKARPINVAARLMRWSRRNPVAAGLIASSLLLLMVVGSLAFSTARTLETQLRDVMRQSLVYSAEHVAHTVRDRLNELAEPVLATSRSAELAALVSEGDSAALQAYMTPAHGFVAAGGTSTETTWIVLDANGKGLMRVPESEEFVGVDWRWRDYVSGCVKDGRWISPSMPYISRPYHSRLGKLHKFAIVAPIYDRQSETEGAIVGIVARTFATDADLGVRELHDESRKTVVVALDDPDSKTDLKVVPQHRIIVHHSYTHAGEMAEKMAPGKLLDHLRSVDNVAAPVERTLSTEPITTDDYVDPMSPDAEWLAALAPVPRSPFWVVIQERTDEAIGLQGIASQLALGFAVALGLSVFIMSNAIGHAIRRGTWRRS
- a CDS encoding aminotransferase class III-fold pyridoxal phosphate-dependent enzyme, producing MNQPTILDLYRARTSRSAELAATARELLPGGVVHDARLLEPHGIYVARAQGARKWDVDNNEYVDYSGGHGALLLGHNHPAVVSAVRQQLERGTHYGACHELELRWAETIRHLMPSAERVRFTSSGTEATLLALRLARAATGRTKILRFAGHFHGWHDHVASAYGSHFDGSPTPGVLPAVAEQMIVAPPGDAAALEATLAAHDDIAAAIIEPTGASWGQVPLDPEFLFTLRKATAARGIVLIFDEVITGFRCGPGGAQGVLGIRPDLTTLAKIVAGGLPGAAVVGRAELMEELDPVAAKARGREKISHHGTFNANPLSAAAGIAALEIIATTDACERASEFAEQLRNVLNDVLAMEQVDWSVYGTFSGFHVFTNPEHLSIRPHEIDACRYDYQVLKARRPEVITALRLGMLAHGVELFSWPGGPTSMVHTDRDLQQTAEAFQATLRLMKREGWID